One Phocaeicola dorei genomic region harbors:
- a CDS encoding LytR/AlgR family response regulator transcription factor, with translation MILNCAIVDDEPLALELLRSYVEKTSFLRLVGRYSSAVQAMTEIPLREEVHVLFLDIQMPELNGLEFSRMVSPETRIIFTTAFGQYALDSYKVNALDYLLKPISYVDFLQSVNKAVQWYELKQKADNGVDADEADDCIYVKSDYKLLRIALDRILYIEGLKDYIKIHVEDEPKAILSLVSMKAMEEKLPSSRFIRVHRSFIVQKSKIKVVDRGRIVFGKEYIPISDSYKQELQMYLNSHSV, from the coding sequence ATGATACTGAATTGTGCTATTGTAGATGATGAGCCGCTGGCTTTGGAATTGCTGAGAAGCTATGTGGAAAAAACTTCTTTTCTCCGGTTGGTAGGGAGGTATTCCAGCGCGGTGCAAGCTATGACAGAAATTCCTCTCCGCGAGGAGGTACATGTCTTGTTCCTTGATATTCAAATGCCCGAGTTGAACGGTTTGGAGTTTTCACGCATGGTCAGTCCCGAAACAAGGATTATTTTTACTACTGCATTCGGACAGTATGCCTTGGATAGTTATAAAGTCAATGCCTTGGACTATTTGTTGAAACCTATCAGCTATGTCGATTTTTTGCAATCGGTGAATAAAGCGGTGCAATGGTATGAACTGAAACAGAAGGCAGATAATGGTGTTGATGCTGATGAGGCGGATGATTGTATATATGTAAAAAGTGATTATAAATTGCTCCGAATTGCTTTAGACCGAATACTATATATAGAAGGGTTGAAGGATTATATTAAAATACATGTGGAGGATGAGCCGAAAGCTATCTTGTCACTTGTCAGTATGAAAGCTATGGAAGAGAAGCTTCCTTCTAGTCGTTTCATTCGCGTACATCGCTCGTTTATAGTGCAAAAGAGTAAAATCAAGGTGGTTGACCGGGGGCGGATTGTTTTCGGTAAGGAGTATATTCCGATTTCCGATAGTTATAAACAGGAGTTACAGATGTACTTAAATAGTCATTCTGTTTGA
- a CDS encoding TspO/MBR family protein, with protein MKKIIPILIAILICFGVGCTASYFQSEAILNWYPTLDKPSLTPPDMAFPIAWSLIYLCMGISIGLIWHMWTIRRQMIIRLFGFQLLFNFTWSIFFFYLRSPLLGFANILVLDVLVVYYMIESYPVKKSSAYLFVPYLLWLILATYLNGYILMCN; from the coding sequence ATGAAAAAAATAATTCCCATACTGATTGCCATACTCATCTGTTTTGGTGTAGGCTGTACTGCTTCTTATTTTCAGTCGGAGGCCATACTCAACTGGTATCCTACATTGGACAAACCTTCTCTTACACCACCTGATATGGCTTTTCCCATTGCTTGGAGCCTTATCTATCTGTGCATGGGAATTTCTATCGGGTTGATTTGGCATATGTGGACAATAAGACGACAAATGATTATCAGATTATTCGGGTTCCAGCTCTTGTTTAATTTTACATGGAGCATTTTCTTCTTTTATCTCCGGAGTCCGTTGCTAGGTTTTGCAAACATTTTGGTGCTGGATGTGCTTGTTGTTTATTATATGATAGAAAGTTATCCGGTGAAGAAATCTTCGGCATACCTTTTTGTTCCTTATCTTTTGTGGTTGATTCTTGCCACTTATCTTAACGGCTATATATTAATGTGTAATTAG
- a CDS encoding hemerythrin domain-containing protein, which translates to MYKTSKYTPTDKMSYLICDNYTLLQVMSRFDLSLGFGDKTVQEVCRENGVDCRTFLAVVNFMIEDSDRMEDDVKDISMPSLMNYLKQAHHYFLDFCLPTIRRKLIEAIDCSTESEVAFLILKFFDQYAGEVRKHMDYEDMNVFTYVENLMAGRETGGFRISQFARRHDQIDATLTELKNIIIKYYPAKGNNHLLNAVLFDIFSCEQDLASHCRVEDYLFVPAVLRLEKEGK; encoded by the coding sequence ATGTATAAAACAAGTAAATATACTCCGACGGACAAAATGAGTTATCTTATCTGTGATAACTATACATTGCTACAGGTAATGAGCCGTTTTGATCTTTCGTTGGGGTTTGGAGACAAGACTGTACAGGAGGTGTGCCGTGAAAATGGAGTGGATTGTCGTACTTTTCTTGCGGTGGTGAACTTCATGATTGAAGATAGCGACCGGATGGAGGACGATGTGAAGGACATTTCTATGCCTTCATTGATGAATTATTTAAAACAGGCACATCATTATTTCCTTGATTTCTGTCTGCCTACTATACGTCGTAAACTGATAGAAGCTATAGATTGTTCCACGGAAAGTGAGGTTGCATTTCTCATTTTGAAATTTTTTGATCAGTATGCCGGAGAAGTGCGTAAACACATGGATTATGAAGATATGAATGTGTTTACCTACGTAGAGAATCTGATGGCAGGACGAGAAACGGGAGGATTCCGTATCTCACAGTTTGCCCGCAGGCATGATCAGATAGATGCGACACTGACTGAGCTAAAAAACATCATTATTAAATATTATCCGGCAAAAGGAAATAACCATTTGTTGAACGCCGTATTATTCGACATATTCAGTTGTGAACAAGATTTGGCATCCCATTGCCGCGTAGAGGACTACTTGTTTGTGCCTGCTGTACTTAGGCTAGAAAAGGAGGGGAAATGA
- a CDS encoding response regulator transcription factor → MKRTEPVHVAVAETSVIVRSGLVAVLKRMPDLTIQPVEITSLEGLQNCMQGHQPDILIINPTFGGWFNVDEFKSNYPQASTKCVSLLCSVTDTNLLKGYDESIALYDDIEVLNKKLVDLMNLGVDETDGEQETLSQREKEIICCVVRGMTNKETAEKLFLSIHTVITHRRNIARKLQIHSPAGLTIYAIVNKLVELSEVKMNL, encoded by the coding sequence ATGAAACGGACAGAACCTGTGCACGTTGCGGTGGCCGAAACGTCAGTCATTGTGCGTAGCGGACTTGTGGCTGTGCTGAAGCGCATGCCTGATCTTACAATACAGCCGGTGGAAATAACTTCTCTTGAAGGACTGCAGAATTGTATGCAGGGACATCAGCCGGATATTCTAATTATAAATCCTACTTTCGGAGGATGGTTTAACGTGGACGAGTTTAAATCGAACTATCCACAGGCATCTACCAAGTGCGTTTCTTTGCTGTGTTCAGTCACAGATACAAATTTGTTGAAGGGTTACGATGAGAGTATAGCGCTGTATGATGACATCGAAGTTTTAAATAAAAAGTTAGTAGATCTGATGAATCTTGGTGTGGATGAGACGGATGGCGAACAGGAAACGTTGAGCCAGCGTGAGAAAGAAATTATTTGTTGCGTGGTACGTGGAATGACAAATAAGGAAACGGCGGAAAAACTGTTCCTCTCCATTCATACGGTGATAACTCACCGCCGGAATATTGCGCGCAAGCTACAGATACATTCACCTGCCGGATTGACTATTTACGCTATCGTAAATAAACTGGTTGAACTAAGCGAGGTGAAGATGAACTTATAA
- a CDS encoding (Fe-S)-binding protein — MKVGLFIPCYINAVYPQVGIASYKLLKSLGVDVDYPLNQTCCGQPMANAGFENKAVDLARHFDEQFKNYDYIVGPSASCVVFVRDNYSRLLKEDKHRCASEGKIYDICEFIHDIVRPSSLKAKFPHKVSLQNSCHGVRLMKLSSASELNIPYFSKLRDLLSLVEGVEVVEPERKDECCGFGGMFAVEEDAVSVQMGHDKVMRHIATGAEYIVGADSSCLMHQNGIIARDKLPIKTLHIVEILAAGL, encoded by the coding sequence ATGAAAGTAGGTTTATTTATTCCTTGTTATATCAATGCGGTATATCCGCAGGTGGGGATAGCCTCGTACAAGCTGCTGAAAAGTCTGGGAGTGGACGTGGATTATCCTCTCAACCAGACTTGTTGCGGTCAACCGATGGCGAATGCAGGTTTCGAGAATAAAGCGGTAGATTTAGCCCGCCATTTTGACGAACAGTTTAAGAATTACGATTATATAGTAGGTCCTTCGGCCAGTTGCGTCGTTTTTGTGCGTGATAACTACAGTCGTTTGTTGAAAGAAGACAAACATCGGTGCGCCAGCGAAGGTAAGATATATGATATCTGTGAGTTTATTCATGATATCGTCAGACCTTCTTCGTTGAAAGCCAAGTTTCCACATAAAGTGAGTCTGCAAAACAGTTGTCATGGAGTGAGATTGATGAAACTTTCTTCTGCCAGCGAACTTAATATTCCTTATTTCAGCAAACTGCGTGATTTGCTCTCTTTGGTAGAAGGAGTGGAAGTTGTGGAACCGGAACGTAAAGACGAATGTTGCGGTTTCGGCGGTATGTTTGCCGTAGAGGAAGATGCGGTTTCCGTGCAGATGGGGCATGACAAGGTGATGCGTCATATCGCTACCGGTGCTGAATACATTGTGGGGGCCGACAGTTCGTGCCTGATGCATCAGAATGGCATCATTGCCCGTGACAAACTTCCTATCAAGACATTGCACATTGTTGAAATCTTAGCGGCAGGATTATGA